From Drosophila subpulchrella strain 33 F10 #4 breed RU33 unplaced genomic scaffold, RU_Dsub_v1.1 Primary Assembly Seq354, whole genome shotgun sequence, the proteins below share one genomic window:
- the LOC119560102 gene encoding angiopoietin-related protein 7-like, with the protein MKSYFTFFLSFWLLNELSATGAPFTEIDSGQLTENQCNGDCFSVLKSVLYRNAQLEELAKKNEDLQNLKNQVEWKKELIDAQTREIDFQRDVIKTLTGNIQSLQGEIKNRDSQISGQIEQLKKNNDDKVKSLTETLKDLESRLEIMGSQINNQTELIKAKNGEVVNLTLNNKLCTESMSKITDDLLKCNRQDSCPSEGPRDIYKIHTGTFEAPCSSDGWLTIQKRFDGSENFDRPWKDYKEGFGNIRREFFIGLEKLHVMTRERPHELYIKLGKVIGSTGYAHYDEFKIGSELESYVLSIGTYNGTVGDSLDVNRNQKFTTLDRDNDKRDNFNCATYEKGGWWYKSCAYSQLNGKFYKEGRTKDNQLNGITWGTWHDYWTHSLTFVEMMIRPKTL; encoded by the exons ATGAAATCGTACTTCACGTTTTTTCTGTCGTTTTGGCTTTTAAATGAGCTTTCTGCCACGGGAGCCCCATTTACGGAAATAGATTCGGGTCAGTTAACGGAAAATCAGTGCAACGGAGATTGTTTTTCTGTTCTGAAGTCCGTTCTCTACCGCAATGCGCAACTTGAGGAATTAGCAAAAAAGAACGAAGATCTTCAGAATTTGAAAAACCAAGTAGAGTGGAAGAAAGAACTAATAGATGCGCAAACTAGAGAAATCGATTTTCAACGTGACGTGATCAAGACATTGACAGGAAATATCCAAAGTCTACAAGgtgaaataaaaaacagaGACTCTCAGATCAGTGGTCAAATCGAACAACTGAAAAAGAATAATGACGACAAAGTTAAATCTCTGACCGAAACTTTAAAAGATTTGGAAAGTAGGCTAGAAATAATGGGTTCCCAAATCAATAATCAAACTGAATTGATAAAAGCGAAAAATGGCGAGGTAGTGAATTTAACACTTAACAACAAATTGTGTACGGAATCCATGAGCAAAATAACCGATGATCTATTGAAGTGCAATCGACAGGACTCCTGCCCCAGCGAAGGTCCTAGAGATATTTACAAAATCCACACAGGTACATTCGAAGCTCCCTGCAGTTCAGATGGTTGGCTAACTATTCAAAAACGTTTTGACGGCTCCGAGAACTTCGATCGACCCTGGAAGGACTATAAGGAAGGATTCGGAAATATAAGAAGAGAGTTTTTTATCGGGCTTGAGAAACTGCATGTTATGACTCGGGAACGTCCTCACGAACTTTACATTAAACTTGGCAAGGTGATCGGATCCACAGGCTACGCTCATTATGATGAATTTAAGATTGGAAGTGAACTGGAATCGTATGTGTTGTCGATAGGGACATATAATGGTACAGTCGGAGACTCTCTAGATGTCAATAGGAATCAAAAGTTTACTACACTTGACAGAGATAATGATAAACGTGATAATTTCAATTGCGCTACATATGAAAAGGGTGGTTGGTGGTATAAAAGTTGTGCTTACAG CCAACTAAATGGAAAGTTTTATAAGGAGGGTCGGACCAAAGACAACCAACTTAATGGAATTACTTGGGGTACCTGGCATGACTATTGGACCCACTCGCTTACCTTTGTGGAAATGATGATTAGGCCCAAAACTTTGTAa